The DNA window CATGTTTCAGGAATTGCCAATCCCACCTAGGCTTATAGCAGTTTTGCATGCGTTAATCTGGCAAGGTAACGGAATTTTTTGCTGTTGAATGTATTTGCCATAATAATCTGGCTCACTTTGTCAGTACAACAATCAGTGCCATAGCTGAATAAAAGTTTTTGATAAAATCCTGAGAGTGTACTTTTTTAAAAAGGCTACAGTAGCTGTAAAAgtttgggaaaaaaatgtttttgtgtgaGTTTTACAAACTCCACTTTACaggtttacatttttatttatttatttactgaaTTCTTCAATCTCTGCTCATTTCAGCGGCATTATCACAAATCTGGCGGAAGGGGGCGTCATTGCCTTTATGTTTGCAATAAAGACACGCTCAGTGACTTGTGTTTAGCCAGAGTAGGTTTAACTACTGTTAAATCTAGAAATGTATCTAACATTTTATAGCATAGGCCAAAGTGAAGAAATTAATGTAGGCCGAATTATAATATTGCAAGTAATGTTGCAGTGCACTATATGGAGAAAACATATATGAATATTACTCCAAATGTCTTTATTCTTTCGCACTTATCAGGAAAAATGAGACGTTAAAAATGACCGTCGATCTTTCAGGCACAGTTAGATTTATTGTGTGCGACGTGGTGAAGTAGCCTACTAACGGTGTAGCGGATATCACAGCCGGACAAATGAAGATCTGCATGCTGTTATGTAACGTTACTCCCATTCCCAAAAGCTTCTCAGTTCTCTAAGCATTTGAGGACAACGTGAGAGCATCTCTACGAAAAAGCGTGCATCCTAGAAATCAGTGACGTGCCGGAATTCCCACAGCCACCACGCCCTCCCCGTGGGGTAGGGAATGGGCGCACCAGGGCGAAGATGACGCTTGGGTCCCCATCCTTCAACTTTCAGTTCCTTTCTGAAAAAAAGATAGAGCTTTCATTATTTCACACTATGCTCAAATTCACCTCTTTCGCTGCGGCTTCCGCAGTCTGAAGCTAGCAAAGCCTCAGAGAAGAAAGTAGATGAGACGGACTAGAAAGCTTCTAGCGGAAAGAGTAGGAGCCCACGGAAGAATGACAGTCAGTGGAGGTGGCATCGCTCTGCATCTCCCAGTAATGCGAGCCCTTTGAGCGCCTCCAGCCCTGCTTGTTACAAGGGGGACAGAAGGAGTTAAAGATGAATAGACTTTAATTCGTGACACATGTTGATTGAGCTATAGGACCTCAGCGCTCTCCCCGCTCTAAGCGAACCGTCATTTTTCCCACTTGTTGGCAGTAAACTGCCCAACATTTTTTGGCTTCTGATTTTTCCGTCTTCTTCAGCAGCGTTTTATTTTTGAAACGATGGACCTAACTAAAATGGTAAGGATCACAGCGGAGTTTCACCCAAATGGGCGTAGGTCCGTGTAATAGAGGGGGTTTTCGTTGTCTGGacatttttgttgtatttttctgtCACTTAGCTGGCGTTTGATCAACCGTAAAAATCGtcatttttggttttgttcacTATTTATATATAAACGAGACTGTCCAAGAAAGTGATTGCGTGCCTTTTGAATATGACGACAATCCCACATCTTGTCTGTAACCTGGAGGATGTTACTGCTGTTTCAAGTTTTAATTTAGACTGCTATATTTTAAGGCATTTGGGTTGATCGAATAAAGCTCGTCAAACAGAGGGTGGAAGCGTAGTCATATCATTTTTAAAGTTATTTCCTAAGTAAGCACATATTAATAAATTTAGTCACCGAGTTCCTTCACTTACGTGGccattctaaaaaaaaaatgcgatTTAGTTGCACAGATCACAGATGCTTCATGTCTTTACAGTCAGTGTCGTTTATATACGTTAATACCAGCACAGATGCTCCATTGCAGAGTTCAACAGTTGTCGCTTAAAATTGTTTCTTTACACATTGATGTTTGAATAAACTTGACTCCGGTATAGATCAAGGGATCGGTTCATTATCCCCTCTATACAGAAATCAGTCATACGGTTCAGTCCGACTTCTGTTTTGATAATGATGTTCCCTGAGTTGTGACACAACAAGGGAGTCTGGCAGTTTCAGTTGTCACGGAACATTGTGTCGTTTGGGTAGTATTTTATCTAACGCTATagcatacctgtcaagttttggatttggaaaataagggaaattttccggcacccaccgcgagccatcccaccaccccaaccaagctccagtatcccttacattttaagacaggtgtacaagaaatctaaaataaccacttgccatttacattttattttcattacacattttccttTAATTCCTCATGTTCATTTATGTGGCTCTCTGgtattcactaatgacttatacAGATtagttgcagactttgtatccttgtttaagtcgtcacagaaggtgaaagtaacgttgtttttggcacacagcattaccattttaacctccgcatttatgacctggttaatgttgtaaatgacctgcagactactgcaggtggcagttctcgcgaggctactgacaattcagttttaaatgatattataatacgggagatttacgggaaaatactaatacgggaggacggcgggaaagaggggtaaaatacggccAAAACTTGACTTGACAGCTATGCGCTATAGGGGCTAGGTTTCTCTTAATATCTCAGCCTTCACACATACTTTTGTAATCCTGCTGATTTTAGCTTAACTTAATTGTCCCCAAGGAACGGGGAAATAGTGGCCTAAGGTTTCAGATGTCATTTCGGTGGGATATTTTCAAATGTTCTTGTCAGTCGTCATTAACTTTCTGTGAAATTTTAAAGATGCTGTATATTTCCCTGTGACTGAGTTGTCCGGCCTTGCAGGGGATgtatttttgttctgtttttatcCTGTGTCGCTTGATGGCCAGTGCGCGTGTGATTTTCCATCgtggatttaaaaaattataattggTTCTGGATTGTtaataaaaaatctttaaaatcgATGAGGCTGGAGCCGTAGGCTATATGGAGTGTAGCTTAGGGCGTCGGAAATAGGGAGGGCAGGAAGGACCCGTcccccaataaataaataataccgTGTTCTTTAATTTTGAATCCGCACACTACTCAGGCTAACTTGCCGTGCATGCAGAGGGCAAGGATAAAACTCTGAACACTAAACagtgttagttttattttaaattatgaaatctttaaaatttaaaaatccttCTCAATTTCGCAGTCTCTTCACTATGTGCCCATTGGCATGTCCCGATATACATCGTACCGCCCCCCAATGTGAAACGCTTTCCGATGGCACTGCCGGAGCTGACATGCCACACAGTGTTATTGAGGAAAAACACAGTACACTAGTGACGGAGTGACAGTCGGCATTGTGGTGAGCCCTAGAATCGAGTTCGCTGCACTACGGTGAGAGCTGATACCTCGACATCTGTGGAGCTTTAAACAGCACGCAGCACAGCATGAAGCTGGTCTGCTCGTTCCGGGCTCCCTGCAGCCTCTGCGCTGTTGCCGTCTCATTGATACCCACCCCTCATTAACGTTTAACGCAGGGAGTCCGACAGGGCGGTGCGTGTcagcaatttaaaaaatgtcatgAGAAGGTCTGAGTAGACGGAAAACAAAAGTAGGACTGCAGAGTTGTCCGTTGTCGTTCACAGAGCCATGTCACAACCTGCCTGGGGTCACTCGAGGTCACTCTGCCACAACCTTCCGACCTCCGATTTTGCTCTGATGGAAGGTTCTGATAGGATTTTGCCTAGTTTTATAGCCACTTTTGCTATCAGAGCAGAAGGAAGCACACACCAGCCTGCATCTATTTCTGTTAGCGACCCTGCTGTGTGTGGTTTCTCTCTATGCGAGTTCACACTGTGGGCAGATGAATCCACAGCAAGCAGGAGAGTGCACGATTCTTTTTTTGTTCCTCTAAGCTTGCTAGTTTTCTTGAAGGGGGGGTGTAGTCGTGTACATGGTTACCATCAGAGCTGGGAGGGTTTTCACTAAACTTTCTGCTGACCAATCATTCTTTACCTAAACCGGCACACAAGGGCTACCCAGACccgtcatggggggggggggacaatggGTATCTTTTCCTGTTCTTGgacccagtggggggggggggggtacaagaAAATATAGAGAGATATAGTTTTGTAATTGGCCTACAGGTAACACAAATCATTCTAGAAAGAAATGATTTagtcaaaaaaaaagttacagaaAGTTGCTTTCTATACTGAGAGCCTgataaagaaaatgaaagatcaTGAAACTGAATGAGATCATACCTTAAAACAGTCAGGAAGTCCACACTGCAGTGTCAAGAGCAAGGTGAGGGtgatttacatatttacattaaAGCAATGTAATGTTTCTTTGCagttttcctctctctctctctctctctctctctgtctctctgtcattCTCTCTTGATGGACTGCAAGAATTTGTACCAAGACAAATCAAGTTTTTTCAAGTTGATCTTTTCTCTGTATTTCATGCAATTTCCCTAAAGTGCAAAATTGCTTCAGCATCATGAAAAAAGGTAGTTTCAGTGTGTAACGAACGGAGAGACTGAGAGGAGAATGTTAgctgtgttattattattattattatgtaagtTACAGTTTCTCTTGTTTAaagttaaatacatttaaaatcagTTAGCGTTATAGCCATGTACAAACTGGTAGTTGGTTATTTTTGTAAACAATGGTGTTCCTATGCAGGTGCAACAAGTGACTCAGGAAGAGAGGGAGATGGAGGAGAGAAGCGTGGGAGGCAGATATCTATGGGGACAGTAGATGAAGGAGAAGGCAGAGCATCAGTGTCAGACTGAGGAAGATGAGACAGCAGCAGGTTGAATCAGAACAGCATTATGATGATGCAGGGTTGTGATCAGAAATCTATCCGATTGAGAGAGGGTCAGTATGTTCGTACCATAGCAAGTGGACCCATTTTCCCAGAAACCGTAAAAATAATCTGCCTAAAGATGGTGATGAAAAGCATTTCCTGATTTATTTAACATAATCCAATGGTCTGCTGTACCAGAGTGCTATAGTTGATGGTAGCCTGCATTTTTGGCAATGCCTGATTGTTTATTGACTATCAGGATGCTTCTGTATATGGGTTGTTACGACATGGATCACTGTTTTTGGATAGTTTTTGTTCCACTGTCACTCCTCAGTTAAAAACTATGCATTTGAATCTATTTGTGTTTGTCTGGTATTTCCAATTAAGATTACAGTGTATTATGACAATATTGTAATTGAAAAGATAATTCAATTCTTTTGATACAATGTGTCTGAGTAGttttatgtttacattttttgcatCAGCAGTGCTTGATGTGACATGACTGGGTGAATTGGttttgtgtgcatttgtgtttcACTGCCACCCACCTGGGGTGGGATGGAGGGGGGCCCAAAATTATAAAgctgccccgcccccagccacccgAAGCAATGGCTCTGGGGCTACCACAGGCCACCAGCTTTGAATTTATTTAGTACATTACATTTCTCCTCAATCAAGGATGTCTGGGTGCTTCTCAATATTTAcacttgaccatacttgtgttctcgcaTACCCGTTTTTCCgccatcttccattgccaatACACAAGAACCGAAGTACAAAGGatggtgaaaatcccaggatgtTGTCCTTGCCCTGGCCCAAATATCAGCATTATATAAATGCATTGGTCACATCCTTGCCAAAATAGACCAAttccatgattcattgcgcctcaagtttgttcttggaagACCAGTCTTGCTAAGACCACAAGTAtaatctttgcgttcttggtactGAGAAACGCCCCCTGTTTTAGGTCAGTGTACTGTAATTTCCACCATAGATGTAAAAGTTGTATAAACTGAAACATTGTTTTTGGGTGAATAATCATCTAACCCCCCTTGGTGAATGTCAGCCAGGAAGAGCAGATGTGAGCATCTGTTTCTCCTGATCCCAGTCAAGCAGAAATGGCATCTGGAAAGTTCTGTTTGGGTGACGTACCTTTGCCTTGCCTTGACTCTGTTTTCCCCTGTCACGTAGACCGTGAGCATCAACAAGGCTATCAACGCACAGGAGTTAGCCGTCAAAGAGAAGCACGCCAGGAATATCTTTTCTgttatgccccctgctggtctggGGGAACAATGCATTGCTGTTTTTGTGGAAGTCTCTGATGTGTGTGTATTGAAATAAATCTGATTGCTTGGCAAACAAGTGAATTGGCGAGTTGCTTAGACTGGAACAGGAGTTTTTACATCTTGTTTGACATTCCTTGACGTGCATGCACCGTGCATTCTGGGAACACACCACGAGAAGGGCGCCCGCACGTTCTGGATGGTGGTGAATCGCCTGCCCCTCTCCAGCAACGCCGTGCTCTGCTGGAAGTTCTGCCACGTCTTCCATAAGCTGCTCAGGGACGGGCACCCCAACGTGAGTCCCCTGGCACCGTGTGCAGCACATCCATGCAGCCACTCGGGATGTGGACATGCAGAGATGCCAGTGTGGGAGCACTGAATCTGTTCATGGATGCATATATCATTCAGTTATGCACGTTACCCAGTCAGGTCACCCTTGGGGGTTTGTTTACCGGGGCTCTGCCTGACATGTGCTGCTATCTGTGTCCAGGTTATAAAGGACTCAATGCGGAGCAAAGCAAACCTCTGTGACATGAGCAAGATATGGGTAAGAACCTCCATCCCAAGGATaaaatacccataatgcaccaagATTTATCAATGATTCTAAAAAAGTCTCAAGATCTTATGAGTTAAAATTTTCTCTTAGTATCTTAAATGTCACCttgtattgttttaaagctCTTGTGGTGCAGAGTGGACGTCTCGGATCTGTGCTACATTGTAAGGGGGCTGCCACAAGCTCAGTGGAGTGTAGAAATAGTCACAATAGTCGCAGAGCAGGTCTGAATGGGGTCTAAATCCAGGCCGGGGTGTCATTCTCGGTCCTAGTGAGCCCGGCGCACTGCTTTCCCAGCTTGAGAGATGAGAAAACCTCAGGGACGAAGGAGAGCCagatctttttttgtttttttttgtttttttttttcatttttgatgCAGTTCTGTTGGATAGAGAACGGAAGCACAGTTTCTTTGGATGCCAATGCTGCTTCTTTAAATGTCACATCTCTCCTACGGTGCTGTTTTTAGTAATGGCTGATTTTGCAGTCAGTGATTTGAGAATGTCCCCCGATGCCGCCGCTTTTGCTCACTGCAAGAGGAAGTGTGCCAGTCCGAAGCACTGGTTCCCTACTGGACCCTTTTACTTTCAGTTCCTCTAATCAGTTTCACTATGAGTCACCTGGGCCATTGTGTCATGCAGTGCTGTGTCTCTGATCTTACGTCCTCTGACCTCGGCTCAGCTCCTCTGCACTCTCTGCTGCGATTTCTTTCTGCCACTGGGGTGCACCTGGAATCCGGTGGCTTTTGCCATCTGCTCCTCTGCTGTGTCACCTGCAGGGTCACCTGGCGGAGCGATATGGAAAGCTGTGTAGCGTCTACCTCAAATTACTCGTCACCAAATTGGAGTTCCACATCAAAGTGAGTGTCCCTCTTTAAGACCAACTCCAAAGCATACTAAGCAACATTTTTCCATGTAACGTTTATAGAAGAGTAATATTATGTGGAAAGCATTTTGATTAGTCATTTTGTGGATTAGCTGTGTATGTACTCCAGACACTCTTCAAAAATAAACCGTAAAATACTATAGTAACATAACTTGTGTCTGTATCTCAGAATCCACACTTCCCAGGGAATCTGCAGATGAGTGACAGGCAGCTGGATTATGTGGGAGAGAATGACGTCAACAACCTGTAAGCAATGTTCTGCTTGGAGAACCAGAGAACACGCTACAATGGAGCAATAACAGACAATAATCAGGCTTATTATACCGTTAACGTTACGGCACAAGCCCACATGTGAAGATAATTAGCCTCGTTAGCTGCTTGTTAGTTCTCTGGGGCTTCCTGGAAATGTTGAGAAGGCAGAGCGTTTGGCGTTAGACATCCGTTCTGAGGCCGAGCAGAAAATCTGTGCACTGTTGTGCTTGCGGTCTCTACATGACGAACTGTTTGGTTTCACGTTGTCTCATTTTTGCTCCATTATCTGACCCCCCACCTGCTTGAGTGAAGCTTCCAGATCACAGTCGAGATGTTTGATTACCTGGAGTGTGAGCTGAACCTCTTCCTGGGAGGTAAGACGCCATCAGATGGCGGGTCGAGGTCCATGATGGAGGGCGGCGCTTTGAAGGATGAGGTGGCTGTACtgataagccccccccccccccccccagtattcaGCTCCCTGGACATGTCCCGCTCCGTGTCGGAGACGGCGGCTGGCCAATGCCGCTTGGCTCCACTCATCCAGGTCATCCTGGACTCCAGCTACTTGTACGACTACATTGTCAAGCTGCTCTTCAAGCTGCACTGCTGTAGGTCCCGCCTCCGCTTGGCGCCCTGGCCACTCCCTGCACTCACTTCCCCTAATTACATATGTCTGTCATTATGcctctgggggtggggcttatcTCTGCTCTGTTTTGAGGTCACTGAAATTGTACCTCTGTAGACCAATATTGGGCACTTGAATGTAAGTATTCCTTTTCCCACGCACCGATTAACCCAGAATTCcagatgatgtcatttcctgttccACCCACACAGTCCCTCAGCTCATCTCATCATGGTGACCctatctctctctgtccccatcTCTCGCTCGCCCACAGGCTTGCCTGCTGACACCCTCCAGGGTCACAGGGATCGCTTCCAGGAACAGTTCATCAAGTGCGTTCACACGGGATCCTGGGTTGAGGGGGCAGTGCCCTGGGCTGTTGCTTAATCACAGTGAGGCCTTCCTCCAGGCCCCTGATTCTCCTTGCTTTTATGAATCATCAATACTGGTTGGATGTTACAAattgcattaaaatcacaacAGAAATTGAACACTTGTCGTATGCTTTGTATTAATAATGCAGTTTTCTCCACTGATGTCCTTCCAGATAGTGTCCGTCAGCCGTGATGAGCCGATCTTAATTAGTTGTGGTCATGCCCATGTGTTGGTGTCTTCTCCTCTCCGGTCCAGGTTGAAGGGTTTCTTCTATCGCTCAAGCAACCTGCAGTACTTCAAACGGCTGATCCAGATCCCCCAGCTGCCTGAGGTGAGCCTGTCAGGCCCAGAACGGCTGCAGAACGTTGGTCTGTTGTTGCTGTTCCGTTCATTTTTGCTTAGTAGTCTCTTGGTTGCCCTTATTACCTGCGATGTTGGGAGAGCTGGAGGGTGGCaaatatttcatgtttgttCCTTGTTCTTCCCTCCTTCCTAGAAACTGCCGAACTTCCTGCGGTCTTCAGCCCTCTCGGACCACATCAGCCCTGTCGTGCTGATTCCCATTGAGCCCCAGTCTCCGGGGAATGAGCACCTGGTGGACACAGAGGGCCCTGTCACGCTGGTACTGCTGCAGTGAGAGGGACCCCGGGGGCTCCTTTGTCCCTGAGGGGGCTGTCTTTGCCTTACTGTCCCTCCTTCCTCCTCAGAGCATCGGGGAAAGAAAATATGATGACGTCATGGGTGCCTCTGCCACCATGGAGCCCAAGGCCTGGCAGGATGGAACACAGAAGGAGGATAAGTGAGCTCCCAGAACAGGAAACCCTGGGGATTGGATTCTTTTTGTCCAGGAGTCCTGATCTTCTCAGTGGCCAGACCTGGTTGGGTGAGCCCTCTGCTACTGACATCTTATATACTTTTCACTTCCTCATAGGGACCTCCAGATCAGGCAGCTCATGAGGGACCTGCAGACTCAAAAGGAGAATCTGACGTCCTTCCGGATGGAGGTGAGCATGGTTGTGGAGCACAGACTCCAGACACCCAGTTCTTAATCAAAAAAAGAGATCAAACATAAATGCATCCAAGCTTGTTTCTCTTAACTGCTGCCTGTTCTCTCGTCTGTGCTGTTTGGGGTCATACTTGGTCCAGATCCTCTGTATGTTTATCGCTTGCCTGCTGATTTCCTGCCAAGTTACATGGGCTTGGCCCTCTGCAGAAGGGCCCTTAAGGTCCTTTTGTGCTTCTGCTAACCATGTGTGTGGACTGCCTTCCCCTCACAGAGCTCCTGCCTGTGTCAGGACCTGCAAGGCCGCGTCAGGGAGTtggaggtggagctggaggagcagcGATACCTGAGGCAGCAGGCACTGGGAGAGGAGGAGTTTCTGAGGGTCCAGCTGGAGGACCTGCGGCGACTGCGGAATGTCACACAAAAGGAGCAGCGGAGCCTCACTGAGATCGAGAGTGAGCCTTAGGGTCCTCCTTTGGTTGGGATTGGGGAAGAGGGTGGTATTTAGCCATCAGTCACAGCGTAAACAAGCATTTTTCCTATGGAGTCTCCTAGGTCCCTCCGAACCCTCTTTTCTCATTCTCTGAGTCTTCCCTCTCCTGCTTTGCTGACTCCTTCTTAAAGCTGACAGCCCAATCGATTGTTCACGTCATGCTTCACGCTGTGTGACACCTCATAATGGTTTGTGATGTGTAAATGTATCTGGAGTGCCCTTGGAAACCTCCCCCAAGGTACCGATGCACATCTGCTGTGCATCTGTCGCAGGAAAGGCGCAGGTCAATGAGCAGCGCTACAGCAAGCTGAGGGAGAAGTACTCTGAAGTGATGCAGAGCCACGCAGACCTGCTGAGGAAGGTAAGCAGGGGCCAACCCCAGCGATGTGCTACATGGACATGTGGACCCATTGGCTCAAATATGCCCTGCTGAAAAAAAGCAACTAAAAAGCAGCTAATGCTGATAGCTGGTCTAGGATGGTCTGAGATGGTCTAGGATGGTCTGAGATGGTCTAGGATGGTCTGAGACGGTCTAAGATGGTCTAGGATGGTCTAAGATGGTCTAGGATGGTCTGAGACGGTCTAAGATGGTCTAAGACAGTCTAGGATGGTCTAAGATGGTCTTGTCTGAGCTCTTGATGCTCTTTGATGGTTTAACTGGGTGGTTCACCACTTGGTTATGCTGGAGTGACCAGCCTATCAAGCTGGTCATGCTAGTATGGCCAACTAAATCATCAAACCGTCATACAAAAACGTACCTTAAGCTGATCAACTATCATAAACTGGTCAGACAGCTTAACGAGCTTAAGGTAATCAAGCTGGTTTTTGCAGCAAGGGGGTCTCCTTCCTCTGACCCTGCAATGCTTTGGTTCCTTACTCACTGTATCACCACCTATTGGGCATGAGGGCTTGTtgcttgaaacaaaatcttggtctggagttgtactttctggaccagatCCTTCCATCTCTGGCATGAGGGAGAGATGGAATTTGACTGTTtctttttcccagcatgctgaGGTGACTCAGCAGGTGAGCCTGGCAGAGGCGGCCAGGGATGAGGTAGAGCTGCTTCGGGGGGGGATGCAGGACACGGCCAGGGCATCTCGCGGGGACGCTGTGCAGTGGGTGAGATGCTATGCCCTCCCTCTGCATCACCGTACCCTCTACATATAAACTTTGATCTCTTCTGTTGATATGCTTTGATCTCATGACTCTCTGCGGTGCATTTGAGTTCATGGCTGAAGAAACCTCCCTCATGCATCGGTGTGTGTCTCCCTGCATCTTGGTACTCTGCATGTCTCCCTTATTCTCTTCATGTGccggtgtgtgtctgtcctgttcTTCTCCCTCGCTGCTACCTGACCTCCATGCTTGATGTCTTCTTGGTTTCTCTGCAGGAGGAGCAGCAGGTCCTGCACAGACAGTTACTGGCtgtgaagaaggagctggacTCGTTGAAGGAGAGCATGGCCTCCTCAGAGCAGGTAGACATGCCGCCTGGGCCACAGTCCTCGTTCTGCTCAATAATGATCCTCCAAGGAGGCCTTGTGAGACCCCCAGCCAATCCAATGACAGCTTAGAATCCTTGATGTGTGTAGTAGATGGGtgttcatttatcacaacagcAGATTCAGGTCACAAAAAGTGAGTATAGATGCTAGGAAGTGCTGGAGTGAGTATAACCTGGCAACTCACTCACTGAAAGTGAGGATTCATCGAAGTCATGAATGatgatgaagaagaagaagatgattATCATTATGATGGCAAttacgatgatgatgatggtgattaaGATGATGATATTATGAAGATAATGCCGACGAAGATGGtaatgatgaagatgatggtgatgaaggTGATAAAGATAATAATGTGATGCTGGAGATGGAGATGACGATGTTGATGAAGATGATGTGATGAAGATAATGCCAACGaggatgatggtgatgatgtaatgaagatgatggtgatgaagaTGACGAAGAAGATGAGATGGAGGATAATGAGGATGATGATAATGGTGACGATGGTGGTGATGAAAATGAAGATGTGATGATGCAATGAAGATGATGTGATGAATATGAAGGTGACGAAGAAGATGAGATGAAAGAtaatgaggatgatgatgataatagtgatgatggtggtgatgaaaatgattatgatgatgatgaagatgatgggTATTATTTAGTTTAATTGACCCCCATTTCTCTTTTTCCCCATACCGCCTCTCTCATTGTGCTGGGTGGGTTTCTCTGTCCCCCAGCCAAATTATGCCCTAAGTTCTAACCTCAATGCCCTGGAGGCAGAGAGGGCAGAGCTGGCTCAGGTGATCGGCTGCAGGGAGCAGGAGGTGGTCAGGCTGAAGCTAGAGCTAGAGCAGGCTCAGAGTAGACTGGCTGGAGAGACTAAGGCTGGGAAAGTGACTGCTGAGAGCCTGCAGAACCAGCTTAACCAGAAGGTAGGCGGCCAGAGACTTCCAAAatcatatatgtgtgtgtggtcatcCTTTTTCTCATTCCGTCAGAACACTGCAATACATGTTAGCTGGAATACAAGAAATAGACACTGGATTCGAGGAGAAAATGACTTAATACTAGTGAAATGATCTGCCCATGCAGTAAGTTATTTTTACTTCACAAGAATTCTTAAAATACGTTGGCTCAAGTCCAGAAAAAAGCAGGCTCTGAGAAGCATTTAAAGGTTTGAATTAAGTACAAAAACGCTCCTTTTAAGATCAAATCACTTGATATTAGGCTTGACACAGCACagtaat is part of the Paramormyrops kingsleyae isolate MSU_618 chromosome 17, PKINGS_0.4, whole genome shotgun sequence genome and encodes:
- the LOC111841511 gene encoding huntingtin-interacting protein 1-like, which encodes MDLTKMTVSINKAINAQELAVKEKHARTCILGTHHEKGARTFWMVVNRLPLSSNAVLCWKFCHVFHKLLRDGHPNVIKDSMRSKANLCDMSKIWGHLAERYGKLCSVYLKLLVTKLEFHIKNPHFPGNLQMSDRQLDYVGENDVNNLFQITVEMFDYLECELNLFLGVFSSLDMSRSVSETAAGQCRLAPLIQVILDSSYLYDYIVKLLFKLHCCLPADTLQGHRDRFQEQFIKLKGFFYRSSNLQYFKRLIQIPQLPEKLPNFLRSSALSDHISPVVLIPIEPQSPGNEHLVDTEGPVTLSIGERKYDDVMGASATMEPKAWQDGTQKEDKDLQIRQLMRDLQTQKENLTSFRMESSCLCQDLQGRVRELEVELEEQRYLRQQALGEEEFLRVQLEDLRRLRNVTQKEQRSLTEIERKAQVNEQRYSKLREKYSEVMQSHADLLRKHAEVTQQVSLAEAARDEVELLRGGMQDTARASRGDAVQWEEQQVLHRQLLAVKKELDSLKESMASSEQPNYALSSNLNALEAERAELAQVIGCREQEVVRLKLELEQAQSRLAGETKAGKVTAESLQNQLNQKASRGQALESQLAAARKAALQGVLGEAQIIIQDSLVQLESPAHHSCTCFTDNLLSRCQAALDCLDRLQINKDHYTEHQADVLQMVQSVVQLGHLVGDMIVQAGAPVDQGSSLSQAVKIFGSQVLIVLKQLQDRDTMGNADVTGLKVSLETIRITAKNPHPRGLELNQRELANLVEQEMAATSITVEIATTRIEEMLNKTQTVGKGIKMEVIKRILVSCTELMLAVKALVLSSKDLHQDIVKSGRGAVSVKEFYARNSRWTEGLISASKAVGLNAAMMVDVAGKLIQGHSKIEELMVSSHKVAASTAQLLAASKVKADKDSPNLARLQNASCRVTQAAARVLASGKSGKSHMEEMDSMDFTSLTLMQIKRKEMDLQVLVLELEGQLQKERERLGELRKRHYELAGVAEG